One Ricinus communis isolate WT05 ecotype wild-type chromosome 1, ASM1957865v1, whole genome shotgun sequence DNA window includes the following coding sequences:
- the LOC8276683 gene encoding heat stress transcription factor A-7a, whose product MMNPYFTVKEEYAGLSSSQSGDEPPLAQMQIPPQPMEGLHDTGPPPFLTKTFEMVDDPITNHVVSWSAGGISFVVWDPHAFSTGLLPRYFKHNNFSSFVRQLNTYGFKKIDPDRWEFANEGFLRGQKHQLKNIKRRKAPSQPLPHHQQRQQQQEALGACVEVGRFGLDREVDRLKRDKQVLMMELVKLRQQQQNTRAYIQNMEQRLQGTELKQQQMMQFLARAVQNPAFLQQLAQQKDKRKELEEAMTKKRRRPIAQGPSNGGTSHSLNNIKAEPLEIGDYGFGVSELEALALEMQGYGRARRGQEEEEDDDVEALESGDRELDDGFWEELLSESTTGGQNGDVNVLADRLCYLSSSSPK is encoded by the exons ATGATGAATCCATATTTCACAGTGAAAGAGGAGTACGCAGGATTAAGCTCATCACAATCCGGAGATGAGCCACCACTAGCACAAATGCAGATACCACCACAGCCAATGGAAGGGCTACATGATACAGGGCCACCGCCATTCTTGACAAAGACTTTTGAGATGGTGGATGACCCAATTACTAATCACGTAGTTTCTTGGAGTGCTGGTGGTATTAGCTTTGTTGTTTGGGATCCTCATGCTTTCTCCACTGGTCTTTTGCCTAGATACTTCAAGCACAATAACTTCTCCAGTTTTGTCAGGCAGCTTAATACTTAT GGTTTCAAGAAGATAGATCCTGATAGATGGGAATTTGCTAATGAAGGGTTTTTAAGAGGACAAAAGCATCAATTAAAAAACATCAAGAGAAGAAAAGCACCTTCACAACCTCTACCTCATCATCAACAACGACAGcagcaacaagaagctcttggTGCTTGTGTTGAAGTTGGAAGATTTGGGTTAGACAGAGAAGTCGACCGTTTAAAGCGTGACAAGCAAGTTTTAATGATGGAGCTAGTGAAGCTTAGGCAGCAACAACAGAATACTAGAGCTTATATTCAGAATATGGAACAAAGGCTGCAAGGGACAGAACTTAAACAGCAGCAAATGATGCAATTCTTGGCTAGAGCAGTGCAAAATCCAGCGTTTTTACAGCAATTAGCACAAcagaaagataaaagaaaagaacttgAAGAAGCAATgaccaaaaaaagaagaaggccTATTGCTCAAGGGCCTAGTAATGGTGGTACCAGTCATAGTTTAAACAACATTAAAGCAGAACCTCTAGAGATTGGAGATTATGGGTTTGGAGTTTCGGAGCTAGAAGCACTGGCATTGGAAATGCAAGGATATGGTAGAGCAAGAAGAgggcaagaagaagaagaagatgatgatgtaGAGGCACTAGAAAGTGGAGATAGAGAACTTGATGACGGCTTTTGGGAAGAACTGTTAAGCGAGAGTACCACAGGAGGCCAAAATGGAGATGTCAATGTATTAGCTGATAGATTATGTTATTTAAGTTCATCAAGTCCTAAGTAA